A genomic window from Gossypium hirsutum isolate 1008001.06 chromosome D10, Gossypium_hirsutum_v2.1, whole genome shotgun sequence includes:
- the LOC107937755 gene encoding dof zinc finger protein DOF1.4: protein MGLSSKQVSSDGGHGWSQSLLQAQTLPKASIMKKRRTQNQHQQPLKCPRCDSLNTKFCYYNNYNKSQPRHFCKACKRHWTKGGTLRNVPVGGGRKNQRLKPGIKAASTAIKTSTASSDNSNRLLLDSLMAIQWQQQHPFPPLLDRNNMLMGSSSSLLLPQTQGLEFPFSSSSSSSISPSIYNYTGEANSSRSQTWQVPSASMDMANYWNLDDIDELVSTDLNNIPWVDSEIKP, encoded by the coding sequence ATGGGATTGAGTTCTAAACAGGTTTCTAGCGATGGTGGTCATGGTTGGAGCCAATCTTTGTTGCAGGCTCAAACACTACCAAAAGCTTCAATAATGAAGAAGCGACGCACACAAAACCAGCACCAGCAGCCATTGAAGTGTCCTAGATGTGATTCTTTGAACACAAAGTTTTGTTATTACAATAACTACAACAAATCACAGCCTAGACATTTCTGCAAGGCTTGTAAGAGACATTGGACTAAAGGTGGCACTCTCCGGAATGTACCTGTCGGTGGTGGTCGTAAAAACCAGCGGCTCAAGCCTGGCATCAAAGCTGCCAGCACCGCCATTAAAACCAGCACTGCCTCTAGTGATAATAGCAATAGGCTGTTGCTTGATTCCTTGATGGCAATCCAATGGCAGCAACAACATCCATTTCCACCATTGTTGGACCGTAATAACATGCTAATGGGTTCATCTTCATCCCTTTTGTTACCTCAAACTCAAGGCCTAGAATTCCCATTTTCAAGCTCAAGTTCTAGCTCCATTTCACCAAGTATCTATAACTACACTGGAGAAGCAAACAGTAGTCGTTCACAGACATGGCAAGTGCCTAGTGCAAGCATGGACATGGCAAATTACTGGAACCTGGATGATATTGATGAACTGGTCTCTACTGATCTCAACAACATACCATGGGTTGATTCTGAGATCAAACCATGA